The nucleotide window tcactgttccccatactccctctattacacagactgctccccatactccctctattacacagactgctccccatactccctctattatacagactgttccccatactccctctatgacacagactgctccccgtactCCCTCtactatacagactgctccccacacTCCTTCTATTACACATACTGCTCCCCATGCCCCCTCATACAGActactccccatactccctctattatacactgttccccatactccctctattacacagactgctccccatactccctctattacacagactgttccccatactccctctattacacagactgctccccatactccctctattacacagactgctccccatactccctctattatacagactgttccccacactccctctattacacagactgctccccatactccctctattaaacactgttccccatactccctctattacacagactgctccccatactccctctattacaaagactgttccccatactccctctattacacagactgctccccatactccctctattacacagactgatccccatactccctctattacacagactgctccccacactccctctattatacagactgttccccacactccctctattatacagactgctccccatactccctctattacacagactgctccccatactccctctattacacagactgctccccattctccctctattatacagactgctccccattctccctctattatacagactgctctccatactccctctattatacagactgctccccatactccctctattatacagactgttccccatactccctctattatacagactgctccccattctccctctattatacagactgctctccatactccctctattatacagactgctccccatactccctctattatacagactgctccccatactccctctattatacagactgctccccatactccctctattacacagactgctccccatactccctctattacacagactgctccccatactccctctattatacagactgttccccacactCCCTCTACTACAcaaactgctccccatactccctctattacacagactgctccccattctccctctattatacagactgttccccatactccctctattatacagactgctccccattctccctctattatacagactgctccccatactccctctattatacagactgctccccatactccctctattatacagactgctccccatactccctctattacacagactgctccccattctccctctattacacagactgctccccatactccctctattacacagactgctccccatactccctctattatacagactgttccccacactccctctattacagactgctccccatactccctctattacacagactgctccccatactccctctattacacagactgctccccattctccctctattatacagactgttccccatactccctctattatacagactgctccccattctccctctattatacagactgctccccatactccctctattatacagactgctccccatactccctctattatacagactgctccccatactccctctattatacagactgctccctatactacctctattatacagactgctccccattctccctctattatacagactgctccccatactccctctattatacagactgctccccatactccctctattatacagactgctccccatactccctctattatacagactgctccccattctccctctattatacagactgctccccattttccctctattatacagactgctccccattctctctctattatacagactgttccccatacttcctctattatacagactgctccccattctccctctattatacagactgctccccatactccctctattatacactgttccccatactccctctattacacagactgctccccatactccctctattacacagactgctccccatactccctctattatacagactgctccccattctccctctattatacagactgctccccatactccctctattatacactgttccccatactccctctattacacagactgctccccgtactCCCTCtactatacagactgctccccacacTCCGTCTATTACACATACTGCTCCCCATGCCCCCTCATACAGActactccccatactccctctattatacactgttccccatactccctctattacacagactgctccccatactccctctattacacagactgttccccatactccctctattacacagactgctccccattctccctctattatacagactgctccccatactccctctattatacagactgctccccatactccctctattatacagactgctccccatactccctctattacacagactgctccccattctccctctattacacagactgctccccatactccctctattacacagactgctccccatactccctctattatacagactgttccccacactccctctattacagactgctccccatactccctctattacacagactgctccccatactccctctattacacagactgctccccattctccctctattatacagactgttccccatactccctctattatacagactgctccccattctccctctattatacagactgctccccatactccctctattatacagactgctccccatactccctctattatacagactgctccccatactccctctattatacagactgctccctatactacctctattatacagactgctccccattctctctctattatacagactgctccccatactccctctattatacagactgctccccatactccctctattatacagactgctccccatactccctctattatacagactgctccccattctccctctattatacagactgctccccattctccctctattatacagactgctccccattctctctctattatacagactgttccccatacttcctctattatacagactgctccccattctccctctattatacagactgctccccatactccctctattatacactgttccccatactccctctattacacagactgctccccatactccctctattacacagactgctccccatactccctctattatacagactgttccccatactccctctatgacacagactgctccccgtactCCCTCtactatacagactgctccccacacTCCTTCTATTACACATACTGCTCCCCATGCCCCCTCATACAGActactccccatactccctctattatacactgttccccatactccctctattacacagactgttccccatactccctctattacacagactgctccccatactccctctattacacagactgctccccatactccctctattacacagactgctccccatactccctctattatacagactgttccccacactccctctattacacagactgctccccatactccctctattacacagactgctccccatactccctttattatacagactgttccccacactccctctattacacagactgctccccatactccctctattacacagactgctccccattctccctctattatacagactgttccccatactccctctattatacagactgctccccattctccctctattatacagactgctccccatactccctctattacacataCTGCTCCCCATACCCCCTCATACAGActactccccatactccctctattatacactgttccccatactccctctattacacagactgctccccatactccctctattacacagactgttccccatactccctctattacacagactgctccccatactccctctattacacagactgctccccatactccctctattacacagactgctccccatactccctctattatacagactgttccccacactccctctattacacagactgctccccatactccctctattacacagactgctccccatactccctctattatacagactgttccccacactccctctattacacagactgctccccatactccctctattacacagactgctccccattctccctctattatacagactgttccccatactccctctattatacagactgctccccattctccctctattatacagactgctccccatactccctctattatacagactgctccccatactccctctattatacagactgctccccatactccctctattatacagactgctccccattctccctctattatacagactgctccccattctccctctattatacagactgttccccatactccctctattatacagactgctccccattctctctctattatacagactgttccccatactccctctattatacagactgctccccattctccctctattatacagactgctccccatactccctctattatacactgctccccatactccctttattacacagactgctccccatactccctctattacacatactgctccccattctccctctattatacagactgctccccatactccctctattatacagactgctccccatactccctctattatacagactgctccccatactccctctattatacagactgcttcccattctccctctattatacagactgttccccatactccctctattatacagactgctccccattctctctctattatacagactgttccccatactccctctattatacagactgctccccatactccctctattatacactgttccccattctccctctattacacagactgctccccatactccctctattacacagactgttccccatactccctctattatacagactgctccccatactccctctattatacactgttccccatactccctctattacacagactgctccccatactccctctattacacagactgttccccatactccctctattacacagactgctccccatactccctctattacacagactgctccccatactccatctattacacagactgctccccacactccctctattatacagactgttccccacactccctctattacacagactgctccccatactccctctattacacagactgctccccatactccctctattacacagactgctccccattctccctctattatacagactgttccccatactccctctattatacagactgctccccattctccctctattatacagactgctccccatactccctctattatacagactgctccccatactccctctattatacagactgctccccattctccctctattatacagactgctccccatactccctctattatacagactgctccccattctccctctattatacagactgctccccatactccctctattatacactgttccccatacaccCTCTATTACAcggactgctccccatactccctctattacacagactgttccccatactccctctattacacagactgctccccatactccctctattatgcagactgttccccatactccctctatgacacagactgctccccgtactCCCTCtactatacagactgctccccacacTCCTTCTATTACACATACTGCTCCCCATGCCccctcatacagactgctccccatactccctctattatacactgttccccatactccctctattacacagactgctccccatactccctctattacacagactgttccccattctccctctattacacagactgttccccatactccctctattacacagactgctccccatactccctctattacacagactgctccccacactccctctattatacagactgttccccacactccctctattacacagactgttccccatactccctctattacacagactgctccccatactccctctattacacagactgctccccatactccctctattacacagactgctccccatactccatctattatacagactgctccccatactccctctattacacagactgctccccatactccctctattacacagactgctccccattctccctctattatacagactgctccccatactccctctattatacagactgctccccattctccctctattatacagtctgctccccatactccctctattatacagactgctccccatactccctctattatacagactgctccccatactccctctattatacagactgctccccatactccctctattatacagactgctccccattctccctctattatacagactgttccccatactccctctattatacagactgctccccattctccctctattatacagactgctccccatactccctctattatacagactgctccccattctccctctattatacagactgttccccatactccctctatgacacagactgctccccacacTCCTTCTATTACACATACTGCTCCCCATGCCccctcatacagactgctccccatactctgtcttttacacagactgttccccatactCTGTCTTTTACACCGActgttccccatactccctctattacacagacttctCCCCATGCTCCTTCTATTACACAAACTACTCCCCATGCTCCcccttacacagactgctccccatactccgtCTTTTACACAGACTGTTCCtgatactccctctattacacagacttctCCCCATGCCCCctatgttacacagactgctccccatactccctctttTACCCATATTGCTCCCCATGCTCCCCCTTATACACGCTGCTCCCATGCCCCCTATGTTAcccagactgctccccatattctctctattacacagactgctccccatattctctctattacacagactgctccccatattctctctattacacagactgcttccatgctattttgtcttacagactgctccccatgaccTCCTTTTTTACTTATAATCTTGTCCCTATGACATAGCTCAGCACCCATAGATGTCTATAGTCATATGCTGTAACCACCAGTTGCCTCTGAATTCATTGACATTACTTCTAGAAGAATATCTCTAGAGCAGTACAAAGAGGGGAGGGGGCTTTACGTCTTGATTTGTGGTTCCTCGCATTAATGCGGTGGCCACTGCCTGCGTGGCAGGGACATATTGTACGCTACTAATAATGAAAGCCTGACATCTAATTAGGTTAATACATCTACAGTACTTAAATAAACATAGGCGGATTAGACTATGAAAGAAAACATAATAAATGTAATCCACGCACTGGCGGCACAAACAGTCCTGGTGACATTTACGAGCACACATAGGAACCTACGTAATGTTACCGATATACacgggatacaatgtatcagcttcCTAATACTAAGAGACACATGGAAAAGATGTAACCAACTAGGGGGTCCCTGGTGAGATGGGGTCTCATTGGGTGCTCTCAAAAACTAGGGTCATAAGATGCATAAGAGCGCAATGAACTCTTGATCTGGGGGCTTTAGTACGTGCTGGGGTTGAGCAGTGTCCtaaatttttacttttatatgtgttaccTCCCCTCCATAACTCAACCAGATACCCACAGCACCTGCAACCAAATAGTGCCAGGACTGTACAGTATACTCTCTGGTGACCAGCCCCGCACCGCTGTGAGATACACgtggtcaggactagagatgagcgaacactaaaatgttcgaggttcgaaattcgattcgaacagccgctcactgttcgagtgttcgaatgggtttcgaaccccattatagtctatggggaacataaactcgttaagggggaaacccaaattcgtgtctggagggtcaccaagtccactatgacaccccaggaaatgataccaacaccctggaatgacactgggacagcaggggaagcatgtctgggggcataaaagtcactttatttcatggaaatccctgtcagtttgcgattttcgcaagctaacttttccccatagaaatgcattggccagtgctgattggccagagtacggaactcgaccaatcagcgctggctctgctggaggaggcggagtctaagatagctccacaccagtctccattcaggtccgaccttagactccgcctcctccggcagagccagcgctgattggccgaaggctggccaatgcattcctatgcgaatgcagacttagcagtgctgagtcagttttgctcaactacacatctgatgcacactcggcactgctacatcagatgtagcaatctgatgtagcagagccgagggtgcactagaacccctgtgcaaactcagttcacgctaatagaatgcattggccagcgctgattggccaatgcattctattagcccgatgaagtagagctgaatgtgtgtgctaagcacacacattcagcactgcttcatcaagccaatacaatgcattagccagtgctgattggccagagtacggaattcggccaatcagcgctggctctgctggaggaggcggagtctaaggtcggacctgaatggagactggtgtggagcgatcttagactccgcctcctccagcagagccagcgctgattggccgaattccgtactctggccaatcagcactggctaatgcattgtattggcgtgatgaagcagtgctgaatgtgtgtgcttagcacacacattcagctctacttcatcgggctaatagaatgcattggccagcgctgattggccgaattccgtactctggccaatcagtgctggccaatgcattctattagcttgatgaagcagagtgtgcacaagggttcaagcgcaccctcggctctgatgtagcagagccgaggctgcacaagggttcaagcgcaccctcggctctgatgtaggagagccgagggtgcacttgaacccttgtgcaccctcagctctgctacatcagagccgagggtgcacttgaacccttgtgcacactctgcttcatcaagctaatagaatgcattggccagcgctgattggccaatgtattctattagcctgatgaagtagagctgaatgtgtgtgctaagcacacacattcagctctacttcatcgggctaatagaatgcattggccagcgctgattggccgaattccgtactctggccaatcagcgctggccaatgcattctattagcttgatgaagcagagtgtgcacaagggttcaagcgcaccctcggctctgatgtagcagagccgaggctgcacaagggttcaagcgcaccctcggctctgatgtaggagagccgagggtgcacttgaacccttgtgcagcctcggctctgctacatcagagccgagggtgcgcttgaacccttgtgcacactctgcttcatcaagctaatagaatgcattggccagcgctgattggccaatgtattctattagcctgatgaagtagagctgaatgtgtgtgctaagcacacacattcagctctacttcatcgggctaatagaatgcattggccagcgctgattggccagagtacggaactcgaccaatcagcgctggctctgctggaggaggcggagtctaagatcgctccacaccagtctccattcaggtccgaccttagactccgcctcctccagcagagccagcgctgattggccgaattccgtactctggccaatcagcactggctaatgcattgtattggcgtgatgaagcagtgctgaatgtgtgtgcttagcacacacattcagctctacttcatcgggctaatagaatgcattggccaattagcgctggccaatgcattctattagcgtgaactgagtttgcacaggggttctagtgcaccctcggctctgctacatcagattgctacatctgatgtagcagtgccgagtgtgcatcagatgtgtagttgagcaaaactgactcagcactgctaagtctctgcattcgcataggaatgcattggccagccttcggccaatcagcgctggctctgccggaggaggcggagtctaaggtcggacctgaatggagactggtgtggagcgatcttagactccgcctcctccagcagagccagcgctgattggtcgagttccgtactctggccaatcagcgctggccaatgcattctattagcttgatgaagcagagtgtgcacaagggttcaagcgcaccctcggctctgatgtagcagagctgagggtgcacaagggttcaagtgcaccctcggctctcctacatcagagccgagggtgcgcttgaacccttgtgcagcctcggctctgctacatcagagccgagggtgcgcttgaacccttgtgcacactctgcttcatcaagctaatagaatgcattggccagcgctgattggccagagtacggaattcggccaatcagcgctggccaatgcatccctatgggaaaaagtttatctcacaaaaatcacaattacacacccgatagagccccaaaaagttatttttaataacattcccccctaaataaaggttatccctagctatccctgcctgtacagctatccctgtctcatagtcacaaagttcacattctcatatgacccggatttgaaatccactattcgtctaaaatggaggtcacctgatttcggcagccaatgactttttccaatttttttcaatgcccccagtgtcgtagttcctgtcccacctcccctgcgctgttattggtgcaaaaaaggcgccagggaaggtgggaggggaatcgaattttggcgcactttaccacgtggtgttcgattcgattcgaacatggcgaacaccctgatatccgatcgaacatgtgttcgatagaacactgttcgctcatctctagtcaggacacATTCTTCAGCCTCTGGATGTTGAGTTGGAGTTTTGTTTCTAATATTTCGGTAACATTGTTTTACTCTTCCTTTCTGTGTTTTTCAGGCCATTCGCTGACGTGTATTAGTTGTACCAGCAACTCTCAGACTCCATGCACGGGCTCTGCTGTCACGTGTGCGTCCACGGAAGACGTCTGCACCTCCATCTACACCGAAACCAAACGTATTTATCCTGTGATCTTATTCTTACAGCTtattccttctcctcttcctttaTTCTCTTCACTGTCTTTCTTTGTCTCTTCTCTATGTCTCTTCTTGGAGGGAATTCATCATATTGTCCCATAAAATGGTGGAGGATTTGGCCTAGTCTTGAGCCTCGTGGTCAATCAGGCTCCTTCTCCTCCGGGCCGTTGACATCATTGTAAATCTACATCATATCTGACTTAAATTTCTGTTGTCATTTACGACAAAATGTGGCACAAACGACGTTGAATCAGGTGATGTCCCATCCACGCACATATTAAGAAATGTGGCGCTCTTGGTGTAAAAATCCTAATAGAACCTATGTGGTCAAGTGGCGAAAAACTTGCAAAATGGCGGTTTCAGTTTTTGCAAATTATCAGTGAATCCACCCCAAAGTCTTTTTGTCCTTTTCTGGTTAATCGCTTCCATCTTTTCTGTtgtctctcttctttctcccttcctCTTTGttgtctctcctctcccttctgtccgtctcctccttcctcctctcttcttctgcCTTTGCCCTGTCTTCTTTTCGGCCTCTCCTTACATCCAGCTGCAATATTTCAATAGAATATTAAAGACGCCTTTacttaaatatgaaaaaaaaaaaaaaaaaaaacccacttattttttctttagtctCAATGTACAAACTAACAACGTACGCCATTGTGAGAGGATGCGGATATTCATCCGAATGCAACATCCCCAAGAGCCTCAGTAACCAGTTTATGTCCGTGGATATCAACATTGGATGCTGCAAAGCTGATAACTGCACCCCCACCACACCGATAGGTATTatctttaaattattattattattattattattattattattattattattattattattattattattattattattattacattattattattattattattattattattattattattacattattattagtattattagtattattattattattattattattattattattattattattattattgttgttgttattgttattattattattattattattattattattattattattattattatatttttcgtATATATTTACGTACTTATGATACATTAACCAATGCCATTGCATGACCGCCATGTTACCTCTCTATTTCTAGTAACACCtacaaatgtgaataaaaatagTCTCGTCTGTCCATCTTGTTTTGTGCTATCATCTGCATCGTGTGTGGCGGATAACACCGTCGACTGCACTGGAACCGAAAACCGATGTACGACATACTCAATAAGCACTGCTACAGGTAAGAACTAACAAGCGGGGCTATGAGACTGAGCGCCAGCTCTTCTCAGGTCGGTGACATCACGGACTATGATGTGGTCTCTTCGTTACTTATGAAGTATAGTGCTCTACATTGTACGTTgactgttcttggtattgcaactcagccccattcatttgaataacattgagccatgtgaccaatgaaccaaTGAACCAATGGACCACGTACCAATAGTATGGCCACGTGACCAATGGACCAAGAACAAtagtatggccatgtgaccaatggaccacGTACCAATAGTATGGCCACGTGACCAATGGACCATGTACCAATAGTATGGCCACATGACCAATGGACCAATGGACATGTACTAAtggtatggccatgtgaccaatggaccatGTACCAATAGTATGGCCACGTGACCAATGGACCATGTACCAATAGTATGGCCACATGACCAATGGACATGTACTAAtggtatggccatgtgaccaatggaccaaTGGACCATGTACCAAtagtatggccatgtgaccaatggaccaaGAACAAtagtatggccatgtgaccaatggaccaaGTATCAATAGTATGACCACATGACCAATGGACCACGTACCAATAGTATGGCCACATGACAAATGGACAAGATGTCACTGACCTGAGAAGAGTCATTGGAGATCACCCAAGAGCATCAAACTCGGATCAGTTGAGGTCCACAGCTTTAGACTTTACCAAACTAATATTGATGGGTCTATCCTAATGATTGGTTATCGATACCATAGcactgaaaaatccctttaaaaaatctaATAATGTAAGGAATTCTGGGATGCCAATCCTTGACC belongs to Leptodactylus fuscus isolate aLepFus1 unplaced genomic scaffold, aLepFus1.hap2 HAP2_SCAFFOLD_322, whole genome shotgun sequence and includes:
- the LOC142187923 gene encoding uncharacterized protein LOC142187923, producing the protein MLSWSFVSNISVTLFYSSFLCFSGHSLTCISCTSNSQTPCTGSAVTCASTEDVCTSIYTETKLSMYKLTTYAIVRGCGYSSECNIPKSLSNQFMSVDINIGCCKADNCTPTTPIVTPTNVNKNSLVCPSCFVLSSASCVADNTVDCTGTENRCTTYSISTATDPPGPFLAMAGCATENMCSNYTGNASTSSTGEMKISIGCSNATVSPQATSSSPVSPSSAVASVSISHPISTTTGLRATSYHYTTGIANSYPTNQSTEVYYSTRVTYTPTAFHSTTRDHVTLTSTCQCNGCANPHFGLALIVSCIFSLVKCLL